The sequence below is a genomic window from Lolium perenne isolate Kyuss_39 chromosome 4, Kyuss_2.0, whole genome shotgun sequence.
GTTGTCGCGCTCGATCTGTCGGCAGCGGCGGCAATTTCGCCTTCTGCTTTGCCTTCGCCCGAGAGTGGGCCGACGGTGAGAACTTGTGCACAAAGGACAATGGCTCTCCGTAGTTGCTGTTCAAGAAGCTTGGCGGTACACGTTTTCGACGGCGACCACGAGGTGATCTCCACCATCGCATTACCTGAATACAGCTGGGCGAGTACATCCCGTCAAATCTGATAGGCATACGAGGCCGCCTTGGCGCTGTATGAGGGACGGCGGCAACCAAAGGGTCCTGCTCTGAGCGCTCATGGCTGATTATTATGGCCACCAGTGGGAGCAGCTATAAGTCCTCACCGACCAGCGCATAGATTATCCCCTCTGTGTGGAACAACCAAACAAAGCTTTGCACGACGCTTCGTAGTTCGTACTGCGGCCACGTTTTGTTGGATGGCTCAATCGCCTGCAACTGCATGTACGATCTCCTCAACAAATTAAAAATGGTACTATTGCTAGAAGTAGTCTCTCCTGTACAAATCAAAATTGGACTATTGCAGCAGCTCGCACCATATTACATGTATGCTTAACTTTTTCAAGGCATTTATCTTTTTTTTAAACTGGCATGCAAGAGCTCTGCCTCATTATACTCCTTGAATAATACAGTATAGAATTAGTTTATTGCTACAATGTACATGTATACTTCAGTTTTTTCCCATCCGTTGTCATTTTCTGTCGAATGCATGTCTGAACACTAGGGCTGCCTGTTATAATAGAAAGAGAAACAAAATGCAATAGGAGAACATTAAAGTTCATAATTCCTCCGCTTTTGCACCATATTGCAATAGTGCTTAAGTTTTTCCCTGTGTTTTGTTTAGATTATCTTTTTTCTTTTATACACATAGGAACTGGTCATATTATAGAACCTACACTGAGTGGGAGTGAGAAAATTAGAGTTACTCATGAAAATGCTTCTATTCGAAACGTTTGGTATCCACATGGTCCTGGAAGATATTTGAATAAAAAGAGAGATGACATTTGATTTCTTTGTATGTAAGTTAATTATAGTTTCATAAGGGTTAAAGAAAGTCGAATCTTGTTGTTTTGAAGATATAATTACATGGCTATGATCCTGAATTTTACATGTGGGGTAATGAAAAAATTAAGCAAGAATTATGGCTCTCTACAAGACAAAAAATATCtcatcccgttgcaacgcacgagcATGTTTACTAGTCTTCTTTAAATAAACTTACTCGATCACGTGACCACCTGGTCAGATAGGTTAACCTTTTTTTTTAAGCCtcggatttttttttattttcaagATGATCAGTTAGGTTGTCTTTATATGGATGCATGAACCTACATCAATGTTACAACTTTCTTTATTAATTTATTTATTCAGCAAAGATTTGACAAAGATGATATATCAAAAATTCAAAGCCACCATACAACACCTATAGATCCAAGAATGAGAGAAGATCATGCCAACATTATCTTAATTTCCTCGAAACATGAAAAGTCACATCAACCAGAAACCGGGAACATCGCATACTCCGAGACATCCATTAGAGAAACGGGAGCGCTCATCAGATCTAGCAGACTCGTAGTATGCACCCGATGCACACGCTACGGAAGTCGTCACCACCATCGAACCATCGAGCAACCTTTGGGATAAAGATCGACAGAAGCTTTGTCGTTTCATGTCAACGACGACACCACGCCGCCACACAACGCCCCTCCCTTCACTTGTCAAACATCACACGACCACCATCAAGACCACGTTGCGTCACGCCGCCAAGACATCTCATCGTCGATGCGCTAGAAAAAAAACCACCGCCAAGAAACCAAACCACGAGTCCCTCACGAGATCCACACCTCCAAAGACTGATGCCCCCAAGGGGGAACGACGTATAGGTGTCACCATCATGCGATCCATTTGTCTGCGGTTTCCCTTGGAGGTTAGAGAAAGGAGATGGGAGCTTCACCTCAATGATGCCTTCAAGAACGCACAAGGCGTCCGCATCACCAACGCCAAAGCCTAGGGTTTTCACCCTGATTCGCCACACCAAACCTCCGTGTTGTCACTTGAACACCGGAGCGACCAAGCTGACCACCTCTGATGGAATGAGGAGACCACCCCGCATCCACCGACTCGACAATGAGACCTCCACGGCCACCAACTTCGGAGCAAGATCTCCTCACCGGGACGATGACAGTCTTCGTTGGATGGAAGGGAACATAGCTGGAAGAGGGACACAAGGGGACCCGCCACCATCCGCCAAACATGGTCCCAGATAATACAGTAGGTTATCTTTATACTTAATGCATATGCATGCACGGATGATAGATCATGATTCATGGATGTATGATAGAGTACTGCAGTACGTTATCTTTATACTTACTGCAGATGTTTCTTTGATGTATATTACGTATGTGTGGCTACCCTACTTGGACAAATCTCATGTATGTCGGTTTCCTTTTGTGAAGTAACACACCATCATACACACATGCGTGCTCACGCTAACACGCCTCCTGATCACTTGAATGGTTAGGAGGACAGTAGCACCCCGCCTAGCGATCAAACCTTAGGTTCTTATAAAGGCAGAATATTCTTTAGTGAGAGGTGATATTTTATCTATATCAAGACCTATGTGGTGACTTCATCAATCTCAGGACCCGCTAAATCAGTTTTTTGAACTTATTTTCTCGAAGGTGTTTATAGAGGTAGGGAACTATTGTGTATTATATCATTATGCGTGTGATTTAGTATTATGAGTCTATTATTTCGTTATTTGTCGAATGGAGAAAATattttcatattaaagtaacaccCGCTCTATATTAATATTCATCAACATCCGCACTCGCAACCGTATTCATTTTAAAAATATGAGAATGGATATAAGAAGAACACTATTCAATCCGCACCCAATCAATTTCCACCCTTAGTCAAACCTAATCACAATGTGAAATTAGTCCTGCAACTACGCCTGGCCTGTAAATCAATCTCTTGCAAGTTGCAAGCTGCAGAACAGTCAAATGAACCACACCAGTAAAACAGTTGCCAGCAAATTAATTCCCTAGTCTTATCCACACGTATACAGTAGAAACACAGCACATACCACACGTGACATAGTTCGATGCCACTCCCATTATTTCACACACTAGAAAATTAAGCCACAAATCATCAATTAACAAGAGAAGACGACGCCACCGCGCGTCGAGATTAATAAACTAATTTCATGCATGGAGACGCTAAACTTGGTGTCGCGCCACAAATCTCAGTTGCAGGACTCTCGCGCGAATCCTACCCGGGAGTTGGCGGCGTCGAAGACGACCCTGACGTTCTGCTGCTGCAGGTTGGCGATGACGTTGACGACGGCGTTCACGTTCTGCGGCGCCTCGGCCATGGCCAGGCACGCGAGCGGCGTGGCGCTGCTGTGGATGAGCGTGTTCTCCATCGGCAGCGCCAGGTCGACGCCGCCGTCCATGTGGATGGTCACGGCCGGCGCGCCCCCGGCCGCCACCTCGTCGGTGTTGAAGCACGTGTCGAAGGCGCCCAGCGACGTGTACCCGCTCGGCGCCGCCACGTGGCGGCGGAACTCCTCCCGCAGCGCCGCGTACACGGGCGCCGTCCACCGCGTGATCACCGTGCCCGAGTCGATCACCGTGCCGGCGCCGGTGCTCGGGTCGAACGCGAACGACCCCGCGGGGACCTTCACGGGGGACCGGCCCACGCTGAGCCCGGTCACGTTCACGTAGTACAGCGACGAGCGGTGCGGGTTCTTCAGCATCGGCGTGTACCGCGCGCGCGTGGGCTGGCCGGCGGCGCCCAGCCGGAGCGAGCCGGAGAAGTAGTAGGACTTGTAGCTGGGCAGGCAGTAGGAGAAGACGCCGCTGTACATGTTCCCGACCTGGGACAGCAGGGCCATGGGGCCCCGGCCGAGACCCAGCAGCCCCTGCCTCGGCAGGTTGGACGTCGGCCCGGTCACCGAGCCGACGCAGCCGAAGGCGTAGTTGGGGATGGCGTCCTTGCCCAGGCGCAGCCAGTCGCTGGCCAGCGACGCGTCGAAGGAGGCGTCGGCGAAGGGCTTGGAGAAGGCGCAGGACGGCAGCGGCGTGGCGCTGTCGTAGGGGTCCTGGGACGGGCAGGGCTGGCCCTGGAGGACGGAGCACATGGTGGAGGAGCAGGGTAGGGGCGCGTAGGAGGTGGAGTTGGCCGGGACGAAGAGGCTGCTGGTCGGGCAGGTGCCGCACGGGGAGCAGTGCGCCCAGGTGGCGTCGGCGCTGGTGTCGAGGGCCAGGAGGATGGGCTGCGCCGGGGAGCCGAGGCCGGCGCGCACGACGTAGGAGGGCGGGGTCTGGCcggaggcgacgggcgcggaggTGACGCCGGTGGAGGCGGCCTTGGAGGAGAGGAAGAGGAGGCGCGCGTTGTCGTCGCGGGCTAGCGCGATGATGGACTCGAGCGGGGAGGAGGACGGTGGGTGCACATTGTGGTAGACGGAGAGGTCGACGgccgcggcggcggtggccacgaggaggaggagcagagtgATGGGGGTGGCCGCCATGGCGCGGAGGTTAGCTTGGGACTAGCTACGAGAGAGTGTCAGTCTCCGTGTGTGAGGGAGGAGTGTGAGATGGGTTATATAGGGGGTTTAGCCTTCTCGGTGACCGGATTATTTGTGGGTTTTGGGATAAAACTTCTTCCGATTTTTATTCTAGTCGGAATTTCTATGCTGTCATTCCCTCGCTGAAATATTTTCTTAATTTGAATTAAAATCACCACAACAATTATAAAACGAAGTATATTCTAGATGTGTTTAACTAGATCAGGGAGCCTTTTTTGGGGGCACAGTGGGTTATCAAGAGGAGAGTGGTAGACAGGGATTTGGTTACCGGTTGGAATACCGCGGTTACCGGCCGGTAACCGGAATTCTCAGCCCCCTCCGGTAAATGAATTTATCGGCCAAAAAATCTTGgtctattcaaatttggtttgaatttagGCTGACTGGTTAGCCAAACTAAATCGTACGTGTTTTCTCTCCACTATAACCCCATGCCCCAACTCATTGTACAAATCTTTCActttcttctcctcaaaacctTATTTTTAAAAATATTTAGACATTTTTcagtttgaaattcaaattttgttTGAGAATTTCGTGTGGTATTTGACCGGTTATCTCTGGTAACCGTGGTTACCGGAAATCTCAGCCCCCTCTGAGATTTTTTTCAAACCGGTATCCAAAACCTTGGTGGTAGACACGTTAGGGTTATTTTCTTCCTCGCACGTTTGGAAGTAACCTTTTCTCTTCCCTGTTTTGCAAGTTCAAATCAAAATAATAATGTGATAGCAGAGAGCGCACGTGGAAGAGCGTGCTGGCCTAGTCCGAAGATGCCAGTGAAACGTTAGTGAACGGCTTAGCTCGGCTCGTATCCAAACGATGATTTAGCTTGATATTTGTAACTTTGATATTTTTAACTTGAAACACCAAAATTGCCTATATATAGCTTGCTTTGCTAGCTAAATCTCAACTAGTATGTTTGGTTAATACATGTCTGCCTCTACCATGTTGCTGCTTGGACACATTACTGATGTATGTGTGTACTATTTAGTCTGTTAGTCAATTTTTCTAACGAACAACTCCTGAGCGCTAATAAGCACATAACAAGCGGAGTTAAACAATGGTTTTAGCTTGTTATACCTATTGAGCTTATCGATCTGAGGCTTAACGATTATGAACTTAACGAGCCGAGTAGCTCGTTAGTCCAGGCCTAGCGGTTTCTAGAAAAAGCAACATGTTTAAGTTCTAACCAATTGATCGTTTTCCATTAAAATGTCTTTGGATCCCTGTGCTGTAACCTGTAAGTACCGACAGGCACAGACGTCGACCGCCACAGTATTTCACCTTGGCAGCAGTATACACGGCCGGCGGGCACCATGAGCTCTTGGATTCTAGCCTAGTGCCTGCTATCCTCTTCACGGGTCAACATGGAGACAAGTTCTAGTCACATTCACACATCTCGTCGATCGAACGATCGGGTAGCAGTAGCAGCAAGTTGGCATGGCGCCTCCTATCTTGTTATCATCAATCCGTCGCTCTTGGCTCTACACGTTATCTTGCACATCGAAATATCGCTGCATATATATGCCTCATTCCTCACTGACAGTACGTGCAGTACGATGCGCGTGCTACTGTGCCGTGGTACTCGATCGGCTACACGTGAATCGATCGATCGGATACAGATGCTCAAGGGTCACATGAATCGGCCTGACGACTGACGTCCTCCTTCACGAGCGCGCGGCACCTCCAGCTTGTTGCGAGGTGAACTTCGCTCTGGACTCTGGTTGCCCGTGGATGCAAGTGCAAGTGCAATTAATCCTTGAGGTCGATCCGTCCCCTCTTACACGAATTCGTGTCACTGGTACAACTCTGGCTGACGAGCTGAATGATCACATTTTTCTAGTGCTTGATATGGACGCCTGAGCTGTCAGCACTATTAACAAAGACGCAGAATATGCCATGCATGCATACGCGAACACTCATCATCCCTTCATTCAATCATCGATCGTTCATGACAAGCATATACCGTTCTAGGACTATGGACAAACAAATGCATCACTGTATCAAAAAACCACTTTTGAACTTGGGACCATATGCTCTTGGTACCCGAGAAAACATTTcaattttttataaaaaaatctGAACAAAAATTTGGTGCGTATATGTCGACATTATATGTATGCACGCCGAGTATCGCGGAAAATTGACATTTTTTCTgtcttgtgtaaaaaagataaagaaATATTTTATGAAAAGCTTTATTAAGcaccaaaatttgtctttttcgcACATGACACAAAAAAATATCGGTTTCCGTGAAATAGCTTTGTGGGCCCACATAATATCGAGATGTACGCGTtaaatttttttcagaatttttttatTGTTTTGAACTATGTTTACAAGTCATCTAAAAaaccaggagcatatgctcccaggtGCAAAACCGCCTTGTCCAAAACTGTACAAGGAAGTTACCTGCATACCCTAGGTAGCAAAAAATTAAGAcgaccgatctttcgatgaggaaGAGAACCCCTTCAGATTGTCTTACTCCATATGAGTTCCATATTTTTTGTAGTGGTTCAAAACCACGACAAGAATTATGGAAATGAGAAGTATGTCATTGCAAGCCAAACTACGCTCCTAGTCATCTTGCGACTAAACAAAACAATgtgtcacacacacacacacacatgctaATCTCCGGTAAATGATCTGATTATTATACTGTGCTCCATATACCCCACGCAGCCGCGCGTAGCTTCTACATCTATCAGTCACCTCCAAACGACGGCAGGTCACGGGCGCCTTGGCCGCTTACGGCGATGCAGAGTGCAGACAACACTCGCCACCCCTCGTTCTTACCCTGTACTGCTACAAGGGAAAAACCCTTGGACACTTCTATGCTAATTTCAGAGCTAGTAATAATGCACTTTTGTTCTGTCTATGCATATGAATGCAAATTCTTGCAGTTGCAGAGATCGGATCCAATCCCCAAAACACGCTGTGTGGGCTGATCGACTAGGAAATTATGTTTCCCCGTGAAATATCTCGCGGGATTGTTCAATGCACGAGTCGCTAACCTTCAAATGTACAACGCACCTCCCATGACAACTTGCAGCAGGTCCCATAGGTCGCTTGAATGCTTGATATTCCGGGTGCACAAGACTTTGCAACAGTTTTATAGGTGACGCGATAGGGGATATGGGTCAGAGAATGAGAGGAAACATCGTGCTGACAACACTGTAGTTCAGCATGATCTTCACCTGCACTTGTCTAAAACCAAATTGTTATGAGTGTAATTATAAAAGAAAGACTCAGCATGTTTCCTTGTTTCCAAGACCCTGGTCATATTCTGCATTCGACATCAACAATTCAGCAATACTTAAAATGCTCGTGAAGTCGACCATAACTATACACGCGACCTCAGTCTGGTGTCTACGGTCAAAAACAGGGGCAAGCGGGCAGACACCACCAGAAACGGGATACAACAGAGCAGAGAGATCCACGACGGAAGATGGATAGATAAATCAGCGGAGCGAGGTCTTGCCGGCGAGGTGGAGCAACAAGTACTTGTGGTGCGCAGCTCGGAGTTTCTTGTACTTCTGCACGAAGGTGGTCAGATCGATGTCCTTCTCCAGGAACTTCTGGTGCAGCTCCTCCGACTCCTCGTCCAACTTAGCCATTGTGCCTGAGAAAAGCACCGACGCAATGTGAGCGTGTCAGCAATAAGTTTGCGCGAGAAATAGCACTACTACGTTGTTCAACTTCAACAGCTGGTTTACATCGGAAGCAACCAAAGAACAACACGGGGTCAATTATGCTCCCAGCTGTATCACTGCCACTTGGCCAGTACACATGTGTGGTGCATGCATAGCAAGAAAATCAGATATTGGTAAATGTGCAGGAGTATGGAGTACTTATGTAGTTATGGAGCATATCATATCCAATTTCAATGCAAGCCACAAAGTGAGCAGCCTCCGAAGAAAGTATGCAACGAAGAGAACATAGGAATTGGAGATGCAGCTGTCCAGAGTACTTACTTTG
It includes:
- the LOC127297020 gene encoding aspartyl protease 25 → MAATPITLLLLLVATAAAAVDLSVYHNVHPPSSSPLESIIALARDDNARLLFLSSKAASTGVTSAPVASGQTPPSYVVRAGLGSPAQPILLALDTSADATWAHCSPCGTCPTSSLFVPANSTSYAPLPCSSTMCSVLQGQPCPSQDPYDSATPLPSCAFSKPFADASFDASLASDWLRLGKDAIPNYAFGCVGSVTGPTSNLPRQGLLGLGRGPMALLSQVGNMYSGVFSYCLPSYKSYYFSGSLRLGAAGQPTRARYTPMLKNPHRSSLYYVNVTGLSVGRSPVKVPAGSFAFDPSTGAGTVIDSGTVITRWTAPVYAALREEFRRHVAAPSGYTSLGAFDTCFNTDEVAAGGAPAVTIHMDGGVDLALPMENTLIHSSATPLACLAMAEAPQNVNAVVNVIANLQQQNVRVVFDAANSRVGFARESCN